The Deinococcus metalli genome includes a window with the following:
- a CDS encoding Zn-dependent hydrolase, with the protein MPLHPQRTIDDLKALRELTGDEQGAQRVAFTDTWLAARAFLKERLDALPVEQRQDAAGNWWATMPGDSERVLVIGGHLDSVPNGGWLDGCLNVLAGVEVLRRISEQYGGRPPVTLKLVDWADEEGARFGRSLYGSSAAGGNIDIAEMRKLRDKDGVGLEDALARVGVTLADAPQARKELEGAAAYLELHIEQGPVLEGLGLPLGAVLGTVGVERHTVTFHGQAAHSGSTPMNLRRDAFRAAGQLAQEIYTIAERHGGVCTIGRCTTLPGIVTSVVETCELTLDQRHLDAGKLAAMWQDAQDAARRFAEEGGCTASFGDLWYIEPIPFHPELIDAAEASVREVSGTAHRLPSGPLHDAAEVARSGVPTVMLFVQSLRGISHNRIEDTLEEHLVQSVEALDRLTDRAIAWVLAQPGA; encoded by the coding sequence ATGCCCCTGCATCCCCAGCGGACCATCGACGACCTCAAGGCCCTGCGCGAGCTGACCGGTGACGAGCAGGGGGCGCAGCGGGTGGCCTTCACCGACACGTGGCTGGCCGCGCGCGCGTTCCTGAAAGAGCGCCTGGACGCGCTGCCGGTGGAGCAGCGCCAGGACGCCGCCGGGAACTGGTGGGCGACCATGCCCGGCGACTCCGAGCGCGTGCTGGTCATCGGCGGGCACCTGGACAGCGTGCCCAACGGCGGGTGGCTGGACGGCTGCCTGAATGTCCTGGCGGGCGTGGAGGTGCTGCGGCGCATAAGCGAGCAGTACGGCGGGCGACCCCCCGTGACGCTGAAGCTGGTGGACTGGGCCGACGAGGAGGGCGCGCGCTTCGGGCGGTCGCTGTACGGATCGAGCGCGGCAGGCGGCAACATCGACATCGCCGAGATGCGCAAGCTGCGCGACAAGGACGGCGTGGGCCTGGAGGACGCGCTGGCGCGGGTGGGCGTGACGCTGGCGGACGCCCCGCAGGCGAGGAAGGAGCTGGAGGGCGCCGCCGCGTACCTGGAACTGCACATCGAACAGGGGCCGGTGCTGGAAGGGCTGGGCCTGCCGCTGGGCGCGGTGCTGGGCACGGTGGGGGTCGAGCGGCACACCGTCACGTTCCACGGCCAGGCGGCGCACTCGGGCTCCACGCCCATGAACTTGAGGCGGGACGCGTTCCGTGCGGCGGGGCAGCTCGCGCAGGAGATCTACACCATCGCGGAGCGCCACGGGGGCGTGTGCACCATCGGCCGCTGCACGACCCTGCCGGGCATCGTGACCAGCGTGGTCGAGACCTGCGAACTCACGCTGGACCAGCGCCACCTCGACGCCGGGAAGCTGGCCGCGATGTGGCAGGACGCGCAGGACGCAGCCCGGCGCTTCGCCGAAGAGGGCGGCTGCACCGCGAGTTTCGGTGACCTGTGGTACATCGAGCCGATCCCCTTCCACCCGGAGCTGATCGACGCGGCCGAGGCGAGCGTGCGCGAGGTCTCGGGCACGGCCCACCGCCTGCCGAGCGGACCGCTGCACGACGCGGCCGAGGTCGCCCGCTCTGGCGTGCCGACCGTGATGCTGTTTGTGCAGTCGCTGCGCGGCATCAGCCACAACAGGATCGAGGACACGCTGGAAGAGCACCTCGTACAGAGCGTGGAGGCGCTGGACCGCCTGACGGACCGCGCCATCGCGTGGGTCCTGGCGCAGCCCGGCGCATGA
- a CDS encoding SDR family oxidoreductase, with translation MILVTGATGHLGRSVIDQLLKIGPAGGVAALARDEGRAADLRDRGVDVRIGEYDDRSSLERAMHGVERVLLIAGTDEERRVQQHQQVVDAARAAGVQGVAYTGRTLKDPSTMANVLMDGHFRTEELVRASGLPFTIFRNVLYMDTLPRFVGERVFETGTIALPAGEGRVAFALRREMGEAMANALAADVWPRELYHLTGGVAASFDDVAAELTRLSGRQVTYRPTEAGAFAAQMVERGVPEVVARRTVGFMTDIANGQEDEVSPDLAQLLGRAPATLHTGLKELFGM, from the coding sequence ATGATTCTCGTCACCGGAGCCACCGGCCACCTGGGCCGCAGCGTCATCGACCAGCTCCTGAAGATCGGCCCGGCCGGCGGGGTGGCCGCCCTGGCGCGGGATGAGGGCCGGGCCGCGGACCTGCGGGACCGGGGCGTGGACGTCCGGATCGGGGAGTATGACGACCGCTCGTCGCTTGAGAGGGCCATGCACGGCGTCGAGCGCGTGCTGCTGATCGCCGGGACCGACGAGGAGCGGCGTGTCCAGCAGCACCAGCAGGTGGTGGACGCCGCCAGAGCAGCTGGCGTGCAGGGCGTCGCCTACACCGGCCGGACGCTGAAAGATCCCTCCACCATGGCGAACGTCCTCATGGACGGGCACTTCCGGACCGAGGAACTCGTCCGGGCCAGCGGCCTGCCGTTCACCATCTTCCGCAACGTCCTGTACATGGACACCCTTCCGCGCTTCGTGGGCGAGCGGGTGTTCGAGACCGGCACCATCGCGCTGCCCGCCGGTGAGGGCCGCGTCGCGTTCGCCCTGCGCCGGGAAATGGGCGAGGCGATGGCGAACGCCCTGGCGGCCGACGTGTGGCCGCGGGAGCTGTACCACCTCACCGGCGGCGTGGCGGCTTCCTTTGATGACGTGGCGGCCGAACTGACCCGGCTGTCGGGGCGCCAGGTGACCTACCGCCCCACCGAAGCTGGCGCCTTCGCGGCACAGATGGTCGAGCGGGGGGTCCCGGAGGTGGTCGCCCGGCGGACCGTGGGATTCATGACCGACATCGCCAACGGCCAGGAGGACGAGGTCAGCCCGGACCTCGCCCAGCTCCTGGGACGCGCTCCGGCGACGCTCCACACGGGCCTGAAGGAACTGTTCGGGATGTGA